The genomic segment TTCCTATGAATTGTCATAATTGAATGGACCCTGGTCAGTTGTTCTTGAACCATTCATTTGCTGGTCCCATCAGGGTGatcgggaacacatgacacttagcaTCATCAGAGATGTGATGCACTGACATTAACCTGTTGAATTAAGACAAGTGGTCCATGGGGTCCCAGCCACCATCATAAGGGGTTATGGTTGGCATTTTTAAACCTTGTGGTAGAGGGGCCTTAACAATGTGAGGAGCACACGACTCCACTTCTTCATCTTCCAAGTCGGATTCGTTGCCTTGCTACCTGGCCATTCTGAGCATGATTCGCTTCATACTTTCTATCTTTGTGCGGAGCGGGTCACGATCTCGATTGATGCTCTGAGCTGGGTTATCTCTTCTCTGAGCGTTGAGGTTATCCCGAAGGTCTGATAGCCCTCTCCCAGTGGGCTCGTGTCCTCCTGCCTTATTGCATCTTCGGGCATTGAGGTTGTCTCATAGGTCAGCTTGACCTCGAAACGCCCTGTTACCCTCGAGACGAGCCACTTCGGTTTATCCGTTGGACTTGACATTTTTGTTAACTGAGACAATGATATCGCGTTCTTGGCACTGTGGGGCATTCCTTGGGCAGATCCCTGGACCTTTATTCTTCTAGGGCTGGTGAGGTCCCGAGGGGACACCAACTCCATGCCTTGCGTGGTCTGTATGAGCGCGTCGGGgcgaaacgccctaagctccacGGGCGCTGACAACCTGGCGGTGTCCTCGGACCCTTGGGCCACCCTTACCAGCCTGCTGAGGAACTTGGTGGCCCTCAGGATCCTGACGAGCCCTCTTCTGCTTCGGAGCAGGATTATCATCAACCTTTCCTTTACCACGCTCCTTTGGTGGCATCGGGGTTCCAGCTCCTGCTGGGTGCCCGGCGGGCACCCTAGCTGGCGGTTCTCACTCCTCTGTAGCCGGGTGCTCAAAAGACACTCTAGCTGCATTAACAAGTGGCACTCCAACAGGGTGCGCTAGTGGCACACCAGTTGGGTGCCCAGCTGGTGCATTGCCATTGGGGTCCACTGGCAGCCCCTAGGCTCCAAGAGTGGCCTTCATAGCAAACACCATCTCCTGTAGGGCGGTGATGTTACCCAGTTGTGCATCGATCTTTTGCTGTTGGGTAGCCACCTACTCATGGAGCATCACCACCTCCAGCGTGTCTTCCGCTTCCATGGGATGcgggtattcttcctcataataccccTGGTTGACGTCGTCATCTTCACCGTCGTACTCGGTGTCTTCATCATAGTCCTCTACCATCTCAGGCACATCCTGAGGCAGCTGTCTACTGGGTTCCCCTCCTTCGACTCTGGTAGGAGGGAGCACGTCATCTGTAACATTTcttcgagtagtcaccatagttgtaaGTGTTCCAAATTCTTtcttcaaactctcaatgaaagcaccaaaatattgactgtttttttcactatcaaccttaAAATGAGAGGTTAAAGAAATAAGCAATATGAGCacaatgatttttacgtggttcaagttttagaagaaccctagtccacgagtctctggtattaagaggattggaagcttgtgatGGCAAGTTCCAATAGTGTATTCTCAGGCAGtatttagattgctctgagtacaagatgttttctctctaaaatactgaccatttacaatgagactcccagccctatttatagaggctgggtcattaatactaatcatcagtaattaatacacattcttcccattattgggcgATTAATATCAATTCAAtacattgggctgcattgaatagagaccacgacctaATCGAGATTTACGGGGCTCACCGCAGAAAgatacctactttatggggaacatgccccaggtactgtCAGGGCGTGCTGTAAGTATCTACATGTCAAACagcgtagtgggagtgcgaattgtcgagtcgtacactcgacaacagtATTGACGAATCGCCCAAAAACGTTGTCATACGATCCTCTGGCGCTGCAAACTCGCACTGGCTGACACCTAAAGCTTTATCTTAGGTCCGAGAATCGAAACCTCGGACCTGGAAGACGACTAGGGGAGGAGAGCCCCCGCCTTAATTGCCTGAGCTGGAGAACCTCCAGCTCCGAGGGCAAGCGTCGGAGAGTAATCTACCTTTAAGGTATCCACGACCAACCCACTGGCGAAGATAGGCGACCACACCTAAAAGGATCTTCGCCTCGAATAGAACCCTCGGGAGGTAACATACTCCGAAGACGTCTATAACCGTCCCAGCCAATCATTGTGAGTTGCCACGCATCGGAGGCGAAAATACGGACAACACTTCTTATTTAGTGCTTCTTTTCTAATGActtatttttttatgaaataattatactcatattttaaattatatatttattttttgaaattttaaattatttacaaTGTCAAAAGTACAATTTAAATATTTTGTTACACTTGTGTATAAAAAAACAAACACTTGTATTAACATAAATATTTGAACATTATTTTTGGCACCTCAAAATTTCTCGAAAATTTATGTGTTGCatgttataaatttttttttgccCCACCATTGATTAAAAggtgatttttaaaataaaaagaagcaATATCGAAAATCAAAATCCATTTCATCACAAATTTTACAAACCTCGTGTAttacataaatatttacaagTTGTCGTTTCTTCTTGTtttagtttgaaaaaataaatacaaataacaCTGATTCAGACTTTCAGTGTTGGATTGACTGTCTGGATTACATGGACAAATGGACATGATAACATTGAGAAGTAGTGAGGGCACTCAAGCTGACACGTCCGACCCTCTGGCTGCGGCGTTGCCGGATCTTGGTTGTCGTAGAAACTCTATCAGTGTCTCTGCCTGTCCACATAAAATGATACAGTAAACGACAAAAGGAACCCGCTCTTGTGATACAcaattatatttttattctctttttcaATCAGccgaaaaaaatatatatataattaaataaaaagaacccAACCAACAACAAAAACATACCAATTCGATTGAACCATTTATCTAATTAACAGACTTGGCCAAACTTTAGTGTATAAATATTAATAGATTAGTGGAGATACCGGCACCTCACCGACCAAAAAGACATGTCTAGCCTAACAGATTGGAATAATTGGAAATTTTATCCACCACGCATGAAAATGTCTGggtggtaaaatggtaattcagCCTAATAAATTTCATTATAAAAGCAGTTGAATTATTTAACTAAAAACTTCTGTTCCTTTCCttgatgtttatttattttaaaaaatgatgaATTAATGGCGACGTGGCTAAACAGTGCACTTCCATCAAAACAATGAAAACAGCCATTAAAACAGGAATTTATaagatataaaaatatatttaaaaggcCGTGCCACGTCATTGGCCAGAGTCATCGACCGGAGCAGACTAGTCTCACAGGCTCAGGCGACCAAAACTGACAAAGGCAacacatgagagagagagagaggagaaacGGTTGTAGGAGGTTTATGTTACCTTTTGCTTAGCGCGATTGGTGCCAGACTGAGACAAAGCGACTAAAGGGGGAATTGCTCCTTCGCGGGCCACCATAGTACGGTAGGCCACACTATCTTCGCAAATCTGTAACAAGATCGCCACCGCAATCTCTTTCTGCCTCTGGGACCCAACCTCTATTATCTCCACCAGTACCGGAATTCCTCCTTCGTCTACCAGCGCTGTTCTCGCCTCCGGTACCGATACCAATAAGCTCAATACGTATGCTGATTTGTCTACCATGTTCGACCCGAAATCCGCCATCAATTCTACCAGTGGCTTCATGATTCCCGCGTGTACGGCCttgattttgttttcttttaCAGAACACAACGTGTACAGAGCCGTCGATGCGTCTTTCTTTCCACGAAATCCACCGTTCTCGAGAAGATTCACTAACAGTGGAATCGCTCCCGACCGTCCGATTGCCATTTTGTTCTCCTCAACTTGTGAAAGGCGAAGCAGAGCACAAGCGGCGTTCTCCTTCGCCGTCGAATTTCCGATCCTGAGTGCTCGAACTAGAGGCTTAATCGCTCCCGATGAAGCAATAAGCTCCTTGTTCTCATCGCATAACGAAAGATTCAAAATCGCCGTGACTCCGTATTCCTGGAGCTGGAGATCGGAAGAGGACAAGAGCGAAATCAACGGCTTCACAGCACCGGCTTTTGCGATCTTAAGGCGATTTTCTGATTTGTTCTTTGCAAGGAGTCTGATCTCCATGGCGGCTTGCTTCTGCTCCTCAATCGAACAGGACTGGAGGTCGGAGACGAGTTGATGAATTAGCTCATCCGAGTTATCGGAGGCGCAAGCAAGCAGTAGCCGGCGGCTGTGAGTCGAAGTTGTCGGAAACTCGCCGGATCGGTCGCTGTTACAGTCGCTGAAAGCAGCGGAATTGTCACCGACGCTCAGATCACTGAAAGTCCTTCCCATATATGTGAAATTCTTAGACTTTTCCATCTCCATGGAAGTTGACTTGTGGAAGCTTTTCTCTCACTGCATCAAAACGTCGTCGGTGAATTTCAAGGGTTATAGCTagataattaatatatataattatttttgagaaaaataaaaaagaattccCTTAATCGTGACGTGAAATTCGGGTTGGATGGTAGGAAGACGACTTCGTTTTGATTTTTTGTTTGTATAGTTTGACTGAGGAAGTGAAGTAAATGAAACGAgagaaaagaataaaaattaaaaacaggCCCGGGGAAGGAAGGAGATGAGTAGCTAGAGACATTAACACCTGGACTAAACCTTGGGGGCTGGGCAGACACGTGCACATAACGGACTATACCATATCTCAGTCGTGTGAGCACGTGCGAAGGTCTCTTTAAACGCGTGCATAGAAGGTTCGCTACTCGAAAACGAAAAAGCTTGAAAGaaggttttttctttcttttcctgaaTTCTTCTACCGAGACTTTTTCTCCCATACCATGGCAAAGTGTGTTATGGTACTAAAACGCTGAACTAATTGGGCCACGTAGTCCGTTCCAAAGAGAAATTGTTAATTCATTTTGCCACGGGGGTGTGCACATGGTGTGTACTGTGTAATCACTCATGAGCATCTCTACAGGTCACCCCACGCAACGCATAGAGAGCTGGTGTTCTTCTCCTTTGTTTTTTGAAAAGGTTATTCTCCTTTGTTCATAACACAAATTGAGCCATTATTACAAATTTCAAGATCTAAAATAACTCATTTTTCTAATGTAAACAATCCAACATTATGATTTATATTCAAGGCCTATTTTGTCtctgtttattttttaattttaaatagatAATAATTTTGGTTTTTTTCTCAATGGTATTATTTTTGTGATGTATCTTGTCGTGAAACATGGTACTGATTATAATATCAGGATACGTGTATTTAGGCATTTTGGAAATTATGCTACTTCGTTGAACATGTACATGCTGGCATTTATTTACACATACAATACAAGAAGTTCCCAATAATGTAGCTTTGATTTCTGTCCAAATTTCACAATCATAAACAGGAGAGTATCTATATATAGGACAAATAATGTATCGTGAATTATATTAAGCATTAGATACGACTGAATCGCTTCAAATATTATAttcataagtttttttttttttgataaaatgaAGTTCATAGATGAAGAATGTAAAATGCCATACAACAGGAGATTAAACATTCCGAAGGAAATCAGAGATGTCATCTAACCAAACAAGTTGTTATCCATCCTAAGAGCATGCATAGCTAAACCATGCGCAACTATATTGGCCACCAGACAAACATAGATTAGGGACACTCCTGGAAATCTAGATAACAAACTTGTTATTTCTACTAACAAAGACTCAAGGTCGTTGAAGAAGGAATGTCGTTTATGAAAAATAGTTACTGCTTCTAGACAATCTGTCTGAACAATATGAACTGAAAGTCCCAACGATAGAAGCCAATCCAACGCGACCGTCAAAGTCATACATTTAGCTTGGGTAACTAAGAaacatcctacaaaataaataaaaacaaagaaacaaactagcacaagggaaaaagaaaacaaaacaaaagttgAAAAGATAATCTTATAGACAAAAGGTAAAAGATTAATCTACATATTGATCTAGTATATATTagtgtttactgagtttttcggaaactggAATTATGAGAGATGAGAGAactaaaaagaaaggatttaatgATAATCATACaaggtttttacatggttggagcattaatgagccttagtccacgagtctatggtGTTAGAGCTTAGAAAGctttaacaatggagttttctgtaaGTTTGgacagagtaattgcttacaagagaaaattcaGGACCCCTTCTATAGTacacaactggtcctatttataggtagttgcgtgcaatgggcttgggccggATTAATCCGGGCCAAATAGGGATGTAAGCATGGTTGGctcgctaatggaggcttaatacaaaggattttgCTAAATAATATacattaatcagggcccattgggtcgATTTGGGCATAACCAAGCTTTACAGTTGACATCAGTACTTAGTTTCagactggtccgcgtgggcttctaaggagatcttggggacaggatctgttAGGGTAGTGGTAGTACTGTTTCCCAATAACGgggtacattccgtatgtaacctcttctgcaggttagttgaggagaccaaactCCGCATTTCTTGAGAATATGTCAGCGTCAGGGAAATTCAATCCTACCCTATCCGGAAGCCTGGTCCAGGTTCATTTACTAACATCCCATCCCATTTACCGGGACCCTGGTTCGTTTACTAGAGCTCgggttcattcttgacaaggGTGTATTCTCAGACTGTTGAGCCTGCCACCCTTACTTGCATCCTGGATGATGCCATTAGGTTGAGATCGGGAAGAAAAATTGGGTCCGCATCTTGCTCCCGATTCCCTCGTTATGGTGGCACCCACCGAACAATGTTGGAATTACTGACGATTGGGCCAATAGGACTTTCTTCTTCCCCGTCTAGTGGGCTTATGCTGGGCCTTTGATCTCTTTGAGAGGGCTCACAAATCCATTGTGTCATGCCACATGTCTGGGGGGAAAACAGGGATatcatttaccccccaagtcttcgtCTATGTTTGCACAGTGGAGACTTGCTTCATTCTCTCGGATCAAATCCTAATATCCCGGTTTGTTTCCCAGAAGACGGGTTCATTTTCATGGGGGCCACTCAGTTAATCTTGCATGGAGGAGGTTCACATCAGTGTCCCTGATCAAATCCTAATAACTCGGTTTGTTTCCCAGAAGGCGGGTTCATTTACTTTGGGGCCACTCGATTAATCTTGTATGGAGGAGGTTTTCATCAGTGTCCCTGATCAAATCCTAATAATCCGATTTGTTTCCCAGAAGGCAGGTTCATTTACTTCGGTGCCATTTGGGTGATCCTCGTTCTTTTGAGTTCACCACGTTTTATATACGTGTCCCTCAGTAACTGGTGTGTCTATACCACTCGTGCCTGCAGATTTGGAAAGAATCTtttagagtcccagaactttacttagttagttagatagtagtagttatagtatgtttattactgtggattttggttcaagccgggacttagttgaacactcgtagcaacacttatagattttataagtttaaccaatagtttaagaatattaattataacataaggtttgattaatatagctgattataaagatgacaTTTATAATActataagatttagatagaattaataagatcatgacacttgttgtgtgcatgtttatttaaggatttaattatagtttaaataaaagaaaattctagaaactctagaatcttccaagaccattaagagcatgacacttgtcacaaccatgtttatttgaggatttaagcattttaagtggataattcaaaaatagaagtttctagaagcccTAGACctttccagaacttgctggaatctcgtattactcagccaaacctgattaatcaattcaaattaagttgaTAAAGTGCAATTGCGTGTCTAATATTtcaacatatgccgatatatcgcagctataggggagatatatcgcaacacgggagatacgaaaaacatgtcaacttcgcatgatcgaaaccacgagcacttgggacatagggccaggcgatatatcggccctaggaccaCTTTTTCAAATGTTATAGAAACCGAGCTTGAtccattccttaacctcttgactagcctctgaacgttttgatcgagtcttcagcacctgttgaacgaatattcaaatatttttcaattaatattcattatttttattcaagctaaaaggaggttgtttcactccttgaactctataaataggacctagtacccagccatttctctcattcttcaagctgtgttcagagccttcaagctgctagggttactgtagagtgataaacacttgggttgggataaaagctttatcatcttaagctttataaacacttgggaagtgagataaataatgtgttttcaatatcaagatgtagttcggttctagtacattcataggtattcctaatcttaagttcattcttgtatggttctttagtttcttttagttttcattactcaaatcctaactcgttgttttccactcttggttaggcatttaagttctttgagcttaaggtttctttttggtaagcttcttcttgatggtttagttctcttctttatcatctcttatcttagaaatactcaccattttttttgtaagttttaggagtgttccaaatctcatccctgttctcaaatatcccggtattggtaaggaaaatatgatagattttgtatgcttttatgttttgatatatgcaatgatttatgtatgatatgttttagtttttttagcatataaattgtttagataacaatcgcataatttttttagataacaaacatataacttgtttagataacaagtcccaataaaatattccttgggcatatgattgtttagataacgagccccataaatttatatgacttgtttagataactaacccccataaatttatgggcatatgattgcttagctagcaagtcccaagaagtatgatggccattataatgcatgttttatagtcatatgttttgtagtcttatgtttatgttttatgctatatgtgctagtagattttccttgctgggcattaggctcactcctttatttttaatgtATGCAAGAAAATAGATATGGGCGGAAGGATTCGtagtagcttggtttgtgtattaaggatgaatggattcgaTGGGCTGCGTgatgattcgaggacgacgttatttttagtctctttaaattatgttctatgtattttccgcatttagctttgtaaacaatttcctttagtctaaagttatgttttattttaaaaacaatgggatctcataccccacattatgtatttcaatatttactttggagtttttaataaagttgtgaatatttcttatgcatgttttctaaaaaatagtagctaagtctagtagttttaatggtccaaggtcttagaattagttggatcattatagttggtatcagagcaacgattcattcgcatgaagttctccttgatacacacgctcaagctccgaatctaaccgtcaatgtaagtgtttatgttatagttattatgtttatatgtatagctaacgttttagccttatgttttcactaagaatgaatggagcattaacgtatgaggatatccgagccattatgGCCTTGAAAAGAATAAGAGAGCTAAGAaataccgtaggagtgctagaaagaatcactcggagactactattattccacagggagataggtcacctccaagcaactaagcaaatcatgatgagagctacggagcaatatgttttagtgattagacttttaaaagattatcctactgtaattgcaaCCTTAGAAGATATAtcggagacgatagatgatgaagatgaattaccagtagctatgagatattattttctcatacttaagttcacctctaagatggaattccaattcataaatgagcaaaaacatagaatctttaaaaatcttcctcgagggcattttgaggctcaagataatgatgactatgaggagaaagatgatgacatgttagatgaaggatcagatgtagaagatcccgatttttagaatagattattttctttatttactttatttctttttttttttcttttatgattgtacttagtgaaaaatgTTTTTCTAAATGAATATCAATGtaattttgatgacatgtatgagtttgatttttttcttttgcaatcataataaataataaatttaataaataatgactacgTTCGGTGAGGgtagatacaaatcaatgaaccgggttctatattgagagttatggggccatagtagtggtaacgattttactgatcccaacccttcctcaatatggttaactttgaaacaacaatgagtttcgagcctaagaattaagtcatataggataattagaaacagacttagtaaattataaagatggcttatttttctaagtatagaaacataccttaatgataaagaaggcttatataatttttcataagcagtcataataaataggtatgagttatgtttgcttagattaagtttttgccttagagactattagggtaagttctaacatgtttttcttaactgttagaactccgctgaagatgtcgctcagaaggtctgctcgcaccaataCCAATGCCTCCAACACCGCTCCTATGAGCAACGAAGCCCCTTCGATTcccagaaggggagtgcgtgctactgctaacTGAAATGCGCCACCACCGCCgctggttgacaacactgcataAATTTCCAGACTatgacagcaagttgaggaattactgcagcaacactGACAATAGGCTCAgtctcagcctccgcctccgacGCAACCGCAGCCCcaacaaatggctcaagcacccatcaagtaggtccttatgggggagggccaatggcaaactatgcgccatacccagctcagcacatggagctaatctatgagcagtttcgtaagcaacacgctccgaaaTTTGAAGGGaaaacagaccccttcgaggcggaagaatggctcagaaatgtggagctgTTCTTAGCGCACATGAATCTTAGCAACGCGGACaacatatcctgcgtt from the Humulus lupulus chromosome X, drHumLupu1.1, whole genome shotgun sequence genome contains:
- the LOC133807308 gene encoding U-box domain-containing protein 4-like — protein: MEMEKSKNFTYMGRTFSDLSVGDNSAAFSDCNSDRSGEFPTTSTHSRRLLLACASDNSDELIHQLVSDLQSCSIEEQKQAAMEIRLLAKNKSENRLKIAKAGAVKPLISLLSSSDLQLQEYGVTAILNLSLCDENKELIASSGAIKPLVRALRIGNSTAKENAACALLRLSQVEENKMAIGRSGAIPLLVNLLENGGFRGKKDASTALYTLCSVKENKIKAVHAGIMKPLVELMADFGSNMVDKSAYVLSLLVSVPEARTALVDEGGIPVLVEIIEVGSQRQKEIAVAILLQICEDSVAYRTMVAREGAIPPLVALSQSGTNRAKQKAETLIEFLRQPRSGNAAARGSDVSA